The sequence CTCCGGCGGCGACGAGCCGGCCCCCGGCAGGGGGGCAGTCGACTGGGACGAGGGGGTCTCGTACGGGCGTGCCCTCGCCGGGCTGGTCCGCCGGCCCCGCGTGCTCGCGCTCGTGGTCGGGCGCACGCTCCCGGTCGTGGTCTGGATCGGCTTTCTCACCTACAACTCCATCATCGTCGGCGACCTGCTCGGCGGGACGCCGGCTCAGGCCGGCCTGCTGACCGCCGTCGGCAGCGTCGCCTTCGCGGGTGCGGCCAGCCAGGCCGGCCGGGTGACCGAGTTCTTCGACTCCCGCTTTTACCCGCTCGTGGCCGCCAACTGCTGTCTGGCGGTCGGGCTTGCGGTCGTTCTCTTTGCGCCCGGCGTCCCGGTGGCCGGCGTCGGCATCCTCGTGACGGGCGTGGGGTTCGGCCTCGCGCTCTCGCTGTACCGGAGCATCGTCACCGGGCTGGCCTCCCAGTCGCTGCGGGCCGGGCTGGTCAGCGTCGCCGAGGCCGGCGGCCGCGTCACCGCGACGGCAACCCCGGTCGCGATGGGCGCGGCCATCGCCGCCCTCGCGCCACAGCTCGGCTTCGGACCGGCCGTCCGCGTCGTCGGTCTCGGCGTCGCCGTCGTCGGCGGCGGCGGCGGCGTGGTCTGCCTGCTCGTCGCCCGCCTCTCCCCGCCGGCCCCCGCCGAGCGCGAGGGCGCGGCGGCCGAGTAGCTGGCGCGCTCCCGTCCGGCGCCGCTCAGTACGGCACCGAGAGGTACTCGGCAGGGACGGCGTTTCTGGCGGTCACCAGCGGGTCGACGACCTGGCTTATCTCCAGACCGCCCACGAGACTCGAGAACAGGTAGGCCTCGGTCTTGGACATGCCGTGGTCCGCTTGAAGAAGCGCCAGGACGTCCCGGTTGGCGAGTTCGACGGCCTCCTCCATCGTGTCGGCGCTAGCGACGGACTTGACGGCCTCGCCGGTGTCGACGACCGGGCGGTCGATCCCCACCTCGGGGTCCGAGACCACGGAGACCGTGATGTCGATGTCGGTCCCGATCTCGGCGCCGGTGCCACACATCTCCCCGTCGGCCATGGCGGCCTTGGAGTCGCCCATCGCCAGCATGGCGCCCTCCTGGAAGACCGGGAAGTAGGCGGTCGTGCCGCCGGTCATGTCGGTGGTGTCGAGGTTCCCGCCGTGGTCGTGGGGAGTCAGCGTCGAGATGGTCTCCTCGGCAGTGGCGACCCCGATGGTCCCGATCACCGGGTCGATGGGGACGTCGATCCCGTCGAAGTCGAGGGTGTCGCCGTCGACTGCCGTGATCTCGGTGGCAGGGTGGTCGATCTCCTCGTCGTCCTGCAGGAGGCCGAAGCCCGGGGCCGTTATCACCCGGCCGCGGTCCTCGTTGACCCGGACGTCCTCGATCTCGACTTTCAGGACGTCGCCGGGCTCGGCCCCCTCGACGGCGATGGGGCCGGTGGCGGCGTTTACCTCCTCGGGGATCGCGTCGAGCAGGTCGTCGTCGGTCTGGATCTCCTTGTTGAGGCTGTCTATCGTCTCGACCGTGAGCGACTCCCCGTCGGCGGCGGTGTAGACGGGTTCCATCTCCGGCCCGAACTCGTACACGTGTCCGTCGTCGTCGTAGGAAACGACCTGGCGTGACATACAGGCAGGCTTCGGACGATCGGTACAAAAAACCCGCTCCCCTGGCGACCGTTTGCCGGGGCTTTCGACGGGCCGAGCACTCGCCGTATCAGTCAGCTATTTACGTCCCTACCCTCGTAGCTCCCGCTGTTGGTTATGGCCCTGTTACGCGACAAGACACCTGATTGGGTGCCGGACCGGA comes from Salinirussus salinus and encodes:
- a CDS encoding MFS transporter, which produces MLSLASLLGDDAAVLRDRNFQLLLLSNVPPVIGTALLSPVLDSLVGPFGTTQTDVGLLISVFTAPGILIVPVAGALADRYGRKPVLVAALVLFGLAGTAIAFTTDFRVALGLRLLQGVGFAGIVPTLITSIGDFYEGSREATAQGLRFTVSGLSQAAFPLLAGVLVATAWQYPFLLFAIALPAAAAVAVWFEEPTAAGEAAADGGRGDSGGDEPAPGRGAVDWDEGVSYGRALAGLVRRPRVLALVVGRTLPVVVWIGFLTYNSIIVGDLLGGTPAQAGLLTAVGSVAFAGAASQAGRVTEFFDSRFYPLVAANCCLAVGLAVVLFAPGVPVAGVGILVTGVGFGLALSLYRSIVTGLASQSLRAGLVSVAEAGGRVTATATPVAMGAAIAALAPQLGFGPAVRVVGLGVAVVGGGGGVVCLLVARLSPPAPAEREGAAAE
- a CDS encoding acetamidase/formamidase family protein is translated as MSRQVVSYDDDGHVYEFGPEMEPVYTAADGESLTVETIDSLNKEIQTDDDLLDAIPEEVNAATGPIAVEGAEPGDVLKVEIEDVRVNEDRGRVITAPGFGLLQDDEEIDHPATEITAVDGDTLDFDGIDVPIDPVIGTIGVATAEETISTLTPHDHGGNLDTTDMTGGTTAYFPVFQEGAMLAMGDSKAAMADGEMCGTGAEIGTDIDITVSVVSDPEVGIDRPVVDTGEAVKSVASADTMEEAVELANRDVLALLQADHGMSKTEAYLFSSLVGGLEISQVVDPLVTARNAVPAEYLSVPY